The following are encoded together in the Girardinichthys multiradiatus isolate DD_20200921_A chromosome X, DD_fGirMul_XY1, whole genome shotgun sequence genome:
- the LOC124862608 gene encoding guanine nucleotide-binding protein G(I)/G(S)/G(O) subunit gamma-5-like: MSNNSAANSSLVMAQKAVKQLRLEASVRRLKVSQAAAELKTFCLQNAHKDPLLTGVPSSDNPFRPPKSCVLL; the protein is encoded by the exons ATGTCGAACAACAGTGCAGCCAACAGCAGCTTGGTCATGGCCCAGAAGGCAGTGAAGCAGCTGCGGCTGGAAGCCAGCGTCCGGCGGTTAAAG GTCTCTCAGGCAGCCGCAGAACTGAAGACCTTCTGTTTGCAAAATGCTCACAAAGATCCACTCCTGACTGGGGTACCCTCCAGTGATAACCCATTCAGGCCTCCCAAGTCATGTGTTCTGCTTTGA